The sequence CTGCAGACCTGCCTTCAGCGCTGCCTGCACCTCTGCCTGCACCTCTGCCTGCAgacctgcctgctcctctgcctgcacctctgcctgcacctctgcctgcagacctgcctgctcctctgcctgctcctctgcctgcccctctgcctgcccctctgCCTTCAGCCCTGCCTTCAGCGCTGCCttcagccctgcctgcagccctgcctgcagccccgccggctgcccacaTGCCCCCACCAGATCTCTGCTTCCAGAGGCCCCCGCCGCCAGACGCGCTGTCTCTGCCCAGgtaagtgcccccccccccgagatccAGGCTGCCCTTTGGCACCCCCTGAGCCCCGCCGGCAGCGGGACGGCCGGGGGGTCCctcacccccctccccggggcagcccggtCCTCGCCGGGCCGAGCCTCTCGGAGGGTTTTggctggggctgcggcggcgTGAAGGCTCCCGGGGCAGAGTGCCCCGGCACGGCTGCGCCTTTGCCCCCCGGGGACAGCCAAGCTGGCGCAGAGGGAGCAACTTTTTTTGGGTGAGAATCGCAAAATGGGAAGTGTTGTGGCGGGGGATGAAAGTTTTTATTTGCGCCGGGAGGAACAGCTCGCTTCCCTACCCCAGCGGCAGGACCCCTCCTGGAAACGGCTGGGGCCTTTTTGGTGAAACAGAGGGGTTTTGCTGTCGGAAAGGAGGCCTTTCTCGGAGCCCAAAGCGTCATTTCAGAGTGAAAAACGCCGCTTCGAAGCGAAAGCGTTTCACAGGGAGCGAGACAAGGTTCATTTTGAAAGGGCAGCGATGAAACGCTGGGGACtttctaaccccccccccccccccgcgctttCCACCAGGGCGCTCAGACCTGCTCGCCGCAGCCGGCAGGTTATTTTGGGCCCGCCGAGCATGACGCTTCCCCTGCCCGCCACGGCGAGCCATCGCCGGGCGCCTCAGCCCGTGGCCCcacgggggaaactgaggcagggagcggGGGCGAGCTGGCCCCGGGCCATCGCCGAGCCGGCCGTGAGCACGGCCCTGGGGTTCCCGGTCGTATGGGGGGAGGCGGTTGCTCGCCAGCAGCCGGCTGCAGGGGCTCCTGGCCCCGACGGGCGCCAGGGAGGCGTCAGCGTGGAAACAGGGGGTGTTTGCGCGGCCCCTGCGTCACAGGATGTACCCGGGGCTTCGCTTTGCCCATTGCGGCAGCGCTGACGGAGGTTGGAAGTGCCGGGGCAGGGACCCTCCCTAGGTTGGGGCCGCTGCAGTGGGAACAAGGTTGTGGGGCCGGATCTGCTCCAAGGTGAGAGACTCACTCTCTCCTTCCCCGACCTGAGCTGCCTTTAAAAGCAAAGGTCTAACATGAGTGGAGCCCTGTGACTCTCCAGATCTGCAACCACACCATCcacctatccatccatccatccatccatccattgaTCCAGCcaccacccatccatccatctgttcatccatccatccatccaccacccatccatctgtccatccctTCATCCATCCATCACCCATTCATCCATCCAccacccatccatccattcaccactcatccatccatccatcaccCATCCATCCACCAACCaccccatccatccatcccccaTCTATTCACCACCCATctatccatctgtccatccattgcccatccatccatccatctgtccatccatgcATCCATCACCCATCCATCCCTCCACCAGCCACctcatctgtccatccatccatccaccaccccatccgtccatccatcacccatccatccatccaccacCCATCTATCCATCCACCAACCATCCATCCATGCACCCACCCACCCATCTGCCCACCGCAGGCCCTGCTCGGCCAGTTCAGTGCAGGCTCCACCAGGCAGGACAGACCAAGGCCCGGAGCAGAGATGGAGGCAGGAGGAAGCGTTCCCCTAGCTGTGATCGGCGCTGGGTTTCGTGCCCGTTATGGGCAGGGTCCTCGCAGCTCCCGGCCAAGGGAGATCCTCAGGCTCAGGGAGATGTCCATGGCTCCAACAGGCTCCCCAACGCCCGCAGCTCCTGTTAGGTGCAGGTCCAGCTTTCGCTCTGCCGGCTCCCGGGTTCGGAGGACCCCCTTGTCCCCAGCGTGGCAGCGGAGCCGTGCTGGCATCGCGTCCCCCTGCGAGACCTGCAGAGGACCAGAACGGCCCAGGCCACGAGCTCCCTGCGTGGCCAGTTCCCCAGCAGTGCTGGGCGCTTGCCCCGCTCCCATGGGGGACGCgggagaagggtttttttcccatctGTAGGTTTGCTCAGCACCCCGTGCGTTCAAAGCGGAGAAGTCAGTGATGAGTACGAAAGCGCAGGGAGGTGGTTTCCTCCTGGGCAGCTTCGGGGCGAGGAAGGCCGGGCCGGAGGGACATCGCTGAGCCCCAAAGGCCGTTGCAACGTTTGCCCGCTTGCAGCCACTGCTTTAAATGCTTCCCGTTCCCCGGCATTTCCACCTTCCAGGGTGCTTGCAGTCATTTCACGAGCAGGCACCGTACGAGCACATTATTTAAGCGCGTTTTATGGCCGGTCCTCTGCACCGGCATGCATGGGGAGGCAGGGCTCCCTGGCAGCGAGCAGGAAAGGCACATTTTTAGCAGAAACACTATAAAAACGAAGCGTTTGGGCAGACGCGTGCTGAGCTGGGACAGTCAGGCTGCACAGGGGCTTAGCGCGTTGTAGCAAAAAAAGCGGGTGCAAAGCTTATTTGGGTTGCACATGCCGAAGCACCAAGCTCGGCTTTTCTGTCACCCCTGGGAGCAGCCCGGCCTGCGTGGCGGCCGGGTCCCCGTGTCGCCATGCGGCTCCCGGACGTGCCGCCCGTGCCCCGGCGTCCTCCATCCTCCGCTCGCcgctgggggcagcccggggcggccgggaTGCGTGGACCCCCCGGTACCCCCCGAGCAAGAGACTTTCCCCCCTGCCGGATTTTTCCCACCCACGTGCTGGGGTCTTGGGGAAAAAACAGCCCTGCAAGAGCAACCGGTTTTACCGAGTAAGGAGGGGGGATTTCTGCGGTACGCCGAGGTGACCCGGCAGCCCGAGCGCCGGCAGCCCTTGGCCCCCGCGTCCGTCCCGCCGCTCTTTCTTTCGCTCTTTCCCCGCCGTGCCGGGGTCGGGGTTtcctgccgccggggccggcgcatCCTGCGCCGACATCCTGCTTCCTGGCCCCGGCGCACGCCTCGGGGCACCGCCGCTCCGCAGACGCCTTTTGGGGGGCGGCGCAGCGATTtcggcgcggggagcggggaaCCTCGCGGGATTAAAGTGTAAGGGATTACATTTCCGcggaggggagcaggagcagcctgGCCCGAGGGCTCCCCGCGCCgtgccgggccgccgcggccgccccacACACCACTGCTCTCCCCGGCCTGTCTGCGGGCCTGGCATTAAATTCCCCCGGGCCCGGCGTTAAATTCCCCCGCAAAACCGCTCTTGGTGAAAAGCCCTTACGCAAATGCGGCCCATGCAAATGGCATTTCCTAAAAACGTCCCCGGCGCCGCAGGGGCCGTGTGAACGCCAGCCCGCTGCCGGCACGGCTCGAGGCCGCGGGGGATGGAGGGGCAGCGGAGGGGGCCGGCCATGCCAAGCTTGGCTGCCCCCGACGACACCCCAGTGGGAGGAGAGCCCCTTTCCCAGGAAAGGGCCACGTTGCCGGTGCTTTTTCCCGGCGAGCCGTGACACTGGAGgacggcggccgccgcgccgaggGTGCTCGGGCCTTTCACTCGCCCGCCGCGTCCGTCCCGCTCCCGGCACCCTCAGCGAGCCCCCCGGCGTCCCCGACAGGGCCGACTCCGAGGAGATCGTCACCTACATCTCCGAGGGCATGACGGTGACCTCGGCCGAcgaggagaagctgcagctgCTGAACAAGAACACGGAGCTGCGGCGCATCAACAAGGAGGTGAGCGGCGCCCGGGCACCCCCGCCGTGACGCTCGCGCGGCGCTGAGCTCCACCTCCTGTCCCCGGGGCCGCTCGGCCTCCTCGGGAAGCAGCGCGGCCCCCCGCTcaccgccgcctccccgctcTCCGCCAGCTCGTGAAGCTCAACCAGGAGTGGGACCAGATCTACCACGCCACcacgctggggctgcagcagaagGTGCGGGCCCTGCAGCAGGAGATGGCGGCCCTCAGGCAGCACGCGGAGCGGCTCGCCATGAAGCTGGACCACGAGCAGGTGCGCGaggcgcccgcccggcctcgcgGCATGGCGGCGGCTCGAGCGGGCCGGagcggcccagcccagcccagccccggggcCTCTGTTTCCCACCTACTTTCGTTTGTCAGTGAAACGAATTCGCCAGGCCTCTGCCGAGCCGCGGGAGCCCAGGGTGGGTGGGAGCGGGGCTCCCGTGCGGGGaacggcccccggcgcgcgcccgCCTCGGCAGCCTGCCTCCTTTCAGAGCAAGAGGGAGTACTGCGAGCAGACCCTGATCCAGGAGCTGAAGAAGAACCAGCACCTGCAGGAGTACGTGCGGCAGCTGGAGGGCAGCCAGCACCGCGGGCCCCCGGCCGGCCGGCCCCCCGGGGTGAGTCGCAAACCGGCCTCTTCGGAGATGCCAACCGGCcctcccggccgcggggctccccaCACAaagccgggagccgccgggcccAAGCGGGGCGGTGGTGGCAGCGGGATGCCCGAGCCCTGAGAGCCGGCCGCAGCACCAGGCTGCGCTTGCGGGCGGCCTCCCACTGTCGTCCTCCACAGAGCCCCgaggcgccgggcgccgggccccagcggggctgcgggcagcgcgcCCCGAGGACGCCGGGCAGCGAGCGCCGTGAGCCCCCCGACAAGGAGGTGACCGACCTGAAGGACCAGCTGGAGGCCCTCAAGTGCCAGGTGACCTTGCGCTGGGAACGGGGGGCTCCCGGGATGGTGGGGTGGGGAAGAGGATCCCGTGGTGGGATCCTGGGGGATGCTGCGGCTGCCCTCGAAGCTTGGGCAAAGGCTGGAAGCTGTAACACATGTCCCCACCAGCACCCCTCCATCAGGCTGCCCTGGGCCGGGCGACGGAAGGagcctcccacccccacccccagcccaggaGTGGCGGCCGGCGCTCCTGACGTGCCTCCTCCCGCTTTTGCAGACGGAAATTTATGAGGCCGATTACAGGACAGAGCACCGGGACCGCGAGCGCATCGAGGCTGAAAACGAGAAGCTGcggaagaaggaagaggagatgAGGCAGCAGATGGTGCTCCTGCAGGAGCAGGTGAGCCCACCGCCGGCCCTGCCTTTGCCGCGGGAAGCGCCCGTCCTCGGCCCCATCTCCTCATCCGCTCATGCAGTCGCAGTCCCGGCTGGATCTGTCCCAGATCGTCGGCCCTCGGCAGTGGATACAGCCAGGAAGCCACGGTCCCGGCTTCCCCGGTAGCTCCAGGTACCTAAAACCACCTCGTGCCCTCCGGTCACTCTGCCCCTGCTCTTTGTTGCAGCTGAAGATCTTTGAGGACGACTTCAGGAAAGAAAGGTCGGACAAGCAGCTGCTCCAGCGCCTCCTGAAGAGCAAGTCTGCCCCCAAGGAGCCCGTCCTGGTCCATCGCTGCAACAGCCACGAGAAGCCCGGCCCGCCGGCCACCTCCGCCCCCAGCAGCGCCTCGGGCCCcaggggggctggctgcagccgGCACTGCGAGAAGCCCGGCCGCAAGCAAGGCGAGTGCGCCAGGCACCCAGAAGCCCAGATCCCCACTTTCAGCAGAGACTACTAGGAACGAGGGCTGGACTCCCTGCCTCGCCTTTCATCCTCCTCTGTGCCTCCTCCTGCACCAGCAGCCAGCTGGATCCAGGACCTAGGAGCCTTGCTCATCCACTGCCTGTGGACAACCCTCCTCGGGAGCTTCTCCATCAGGGCTGCCTTGGTTAGCACCAAGACTGCCCACTGCTTGAGGTCCAGCCCAGCAGAGCAGAACTTACTTCCTCTCCGGCATAAATCTCTCCTTCATTTTTCAAGGCCCGGATGCAAGAGCAGGAGGTTTGTATCTCTTTGACCTGGAGTGCATCTCCTTTGCCTCATCTAACCTGCCTTTTCCCTCTGGAAAGCCCAGGGCTTGCAAAAAGGAAACCAGCAGGGAAAAGGCCCAGGTGCAGGCCCAGGGCGGTGCCGGTGCCAGGGAAGGGCTCCGCCACCCCTGCAGCCGCCGGGGACTCTCGCTATGCTGCTGCGGACCAGCCCTGGTTCCAGCAGCATCTCTTTGCGCTGCTATTGCTCCCACTGAGGGGCTTTCATTCAAGCACTTGGAGGCTTTGGCTACTCTCTCCCCAGGCTGGGACTGGGGGAGGAATGGCTAGGGTCAAATCCAGACTTATTTATTTGTGTTAACTCATTTTCTTGGCTTCCTGTTGAGCTGAGACTTTCTACAAGCAattgaataaaaaaatataaaatgaaccACCTCgtttttctgcttttaaggtGCCAGCAAGATGTAGGGACAGTAACTTGGCCCTTTTTTCATGAAAGAGGAAAGGCATTTGATTCAGAAACTTATTTACCAAGAGATACTAAGAAGAACCAAGGTCTCCCTGTTCACCAAAGCTAAGACCAGGCATCTGAGGCTTCAGCATGGCCAGGAAGGCACGGGAGAGATGGGCAAGCAGCTTTCTCAGCAGATTAGTGAAGGACTGGGTTAGCTCCTCCAGGAAAGGGACACACTGCCGATGGCAGTGGCAAAAAATAAGGACACACCCCCCTGTCGGGAATCCCAGGGGCCAGAGCTGACTCGCtctcaggctgggaaaataactTTCTCCAATTTCAGGAACTTAACTGATGCCAGAGTGAGTTTCTTCAGACTAGTTTCTCCAGCCTTGCCCAATACCACAGTGGTAACGGGATGCCACACGGCACCCCTGTCGGCTTCTGAAGGAGCCTCGGGGCTGTGCCAGCCCCTCTGTGGGCACCCAAAGGGCTGGGCCaagggagcagctgcagcctaGAGCTGGAAGCCCTAAATGGCCCCTCCAAGGTTTCCAACTGAGAAGTTGCACCAGCCAGCCTCCCCCTAGACGTGCATTGATAGCTAAGGTGACCTGGGCAGAGGTTACTCAGCAGCAACAGGAGGATTTGATGCTGCTGCTCAGTTGTGCCCGACCTGCTGGTTTTGGGGAATACCTCCCACCAGCCCAAGTGACCGACAaccacagtgctgcaggcaggctgaGCGAGCATGGCCCGGGCACCCAGGCTCAGAGACATAGACGCCACAAACCCAACCTCCCAGCAAAAGGTCAGAGCAAGCAAAGCACATCTGTGCTCTGGCTGATGGGTCCTTTGAGTTTAGCAACAGCAACAGGCTCATTAAACCACCTGGAAGTCTAGCCACTAGATGGACGGGGGAGGTCCTACTACGCAGTCGGCTTCAGAGAGGAAGTCGCTGAACAAGGAAGCGTCATTGATTTTGGCATCAAGATTGACTCCCAGTCTGCAGTCAGCTGGGACAGCCTTCaatggcagggcagggctggggctgaggaGCCTCTCCCCATGCAGAGCCAGCCCTCTGCTGAGGCACCCCATGCTTCAGCTGGTGTCAGGGGGTTTATATTGACACTTCAATACTGTACTCTTCCATGCTGCTCCATGTAACAGCAGCCTTAGCTTTCTAGGTACCTCATGTAAGGCTAAATAGTGTTGGAGATTTTTGTTTGAAGGCAAGGTACTTTTCTTTAAGCTCCCTTGGGCTTTGCGTCAGTAGCAAACTCTATAGCAAGATGGTCAGTTCCCACCTCTCTGCTTAGGGAACAAGGTCCCCAAATCACTAGAAACAGCACACTAGCTCCTTAAAGCTGTGATTCGGTCGAGTTTCCCGTTGCACCCTTCCAAGTGCACATCTGAACCCCTCCCAGTCCAGCGAAATGCAGAATACTTAGCTCTTGATGCGCTGCATACTTGAGCAGCTTCTAATATCAGTACGAACTCAGTCTTCTAGAGAAATGTACAGAATAAATGAACGATAAGGTGGGTGGAAAACTGAAAGAACTATTGGgttcaaagggttgtgatcagcttCATGAAGGCCAGCAGTGGCTGAAAACTGGGGGCATCCTTCAGGCATCAATATTGGGGCCAGTACTGTTTGATGccttcattagtgacctggacTACAAGACAAAGCACACACTCAGCAAGTTTACAGGTGACACCACTTTTGGAGAAGTGGTAGATAAGCATCAGGGCAAGGCTGCTATTCAaagggacctcaataggctgcAGAAGGGAGCTGACAGgagccttatttttttttattgttgagCTCAATAAGGCAAATAAGAAGTCCTGCCCCAGGATGGACAGGACTGGCTGGAGGTGACTGGCTAGAAAGCAACCTTACAGAACAGGACAAGTTGAACAGGAGTCAGCAGCATGCCCTTACAGCAGAGAAGGCCAACCACATCACAGGCTATACCAGCAAGAGCATGGGGAAATGCTGAAGGAGGTCATTATTCCCCTttattcagcacttgtgagactaCATTTGGacactgtgtccagtttggggctctcCATTACAAGACTGACAGACATGGAGACGCTGGAGCAAAGCCAGAGGCCACTGAGACGGTGatggggctggagcacagcaggtacgaggagaggctgaaggcgctgggtctgttcagcctggagaaggtgcagGGTGATCTTACTGCTGCCTGCAACTGCCTAGCAGGAAGGTATAGAGAAGTCTGAGCCAGACTTTGTGGAGACTTATGGTGATAAGACAAGCAGCGATAGCTCAGGTTGCAACACGAGAAACTGATTAGCAATAtggattcctcccccccccccccccgctttaaACCATGAGGGCAATCACATATTGGAACAAGGGCCAAGACAGGTGGGGAAACTCTGTGCTTGGAGGTACTCAACTAGACAAATCCTTGAGCAACCTCAGCTAACTGGACCCACTTTGAGCGGGACACTGGACCACaggcctccagaggtcccttctcaCCTACATAATTCTACACTGAGCTGCAATTGCTCGAGATGCAGCACTGTACAATTTTAACCACCCGAAATATCCCTTCCCCCATCTAACGTATGGCTAAGATCCCTCATATGGCAAAAAGCTGTTCCCCAGATGGGCACAGAGGCTGCACGTGACTTGGACAAACGATCTTCTGAACTACAGGCCCTTAGGGATGGTCCAGATGCTACCTATGAGGTGTCCATAAACCACAG is a genomic window of Dromaius novaehollandiae isolate bDroNov1 chromosome 11, bDroNov1.hap1, whole genome shotgun sequence containing:
- the LOC112982498 gene encoding TNFAIP3-interacting protein 3-like, whose amino-acid sequence is MPPPDLCFQRPPPPDALSLPRADSEEIVTYISEGMTVTSADEEKLQLLNKNTELRRINKELVKLNQEWDQIYHATTLGLQQKVRALQQEMAALRQHAERLAMKLDHEQSKREYCEQTLIQELKKNQHLQEYVRQLEGSQHRGPPAGRPPGSPEAPGAGPQRGCGQRAPRTPGSERREPPDKEVTDLKDQLEALKCQTEIYEADYRTEHRDRERIEAENEKLRKKEEEMRQQMVLLQEQLKIFEDDFRKERSDKQLLQRLLKSKSAPKEPVLVHRCNSHEKPGPPATSAPSSASGPRGAGCSRHCEKPGRKQGECARHPEAQIPTFSRDY